The following are from one region of the Leucobacter sp. Psy1 genome:
- a CDS encoding DUF3099 domain-containing protein: protein MARSYSVTSAGQSAAEDRAHRMRFYFTSMALRLVCVASLFFVRSWFWAIVCIVGAVVLPYLAVMVGNAVGPTTDGSRPEAPSPAELMPPEQASDTSPRPSGVTIVIDADAHRRAEPTSPAGTEPAPGPGPGPGPGPNGPDRPDGPQGTVS from the coding sequence ATGGCTAGGAGCTACAGCGTGACATCGGCGGGCCAGTCGGCAGCCGAGGATCGCGCGCACCGTATGCGCTTCTACTTCACTTCGATGGCGTTGCGTCTCGTCTGCGTGGCGTCGCTCTTCTTCGTCCGCAGCTGGTTCTGGGCGATCGTCTGCATCGTCGGAGCAGTGGTGCTCCCCTACCTCGCGGTGATGGTCGGCAACGCCGTCGGGCCGACGACGGACGGCAGCAGGCCGGAGGCGCCGAGCCCGGCCGAGCTCATGCCGCCCGAGCAGGCGTCTGATACGTCCCCGCGCCCCTCCGGCGTGACGATCGTGATCGACGCAGACGCCCACCGCCGTGCCGAACCGACGTCGCCCGCCGGAACGGAGCCAGCACCAGGACCGGGACCAGGACCGGGACCGGGACCGAATGGACCCGACCGCCCTGACGGCCCGCAGGGAACGGTCTCGTGA
- the fabG gene encoding 3-oxoacyl-ACP reductase FabG, producing MTTPRTVLITGGNRGIGYAIAERMIADGHRVAVTSRSGEGPAGALTVRAEMTDAASIDAAFSEIEAELGPVEVVVANAGITKDTLLLRMSEEEFTSVIDTNLTGTFRVVKRAAKGLLKGRFGRVILLSSVVALYGSPGQINYSSSKAALVGFARSLTRELGARNITANVIAPGFIETDMTAALPEEQQAQYRASIPAARFGTVEEIAGVASWLAGDDASYVSGAVIPVDGGLGMGH from the coding sequence ATGACGACTCCCCGCACCGTGCTGATCACGGGTGGCAACCGCGGCATCGGCTATGCGATCGCCGAGCGCATGATCGCCGACGGGCACCGTGTCGCCGTGACCTCGCGCTCCGGAGAGGGGCCAGCCGGGGCCCTCACGGTCCGCGCAGAGATGACCGACGCGGCCTCCATCGACGCGGCGTTCTCCGAGATCGAGGCCGAGCTCGGCCCCGTGGAGGTCGTGGTCGCGAACGCCGGGATCACGAAGGACACGCTGCTGCTCCGCATGAGCGAGGAGGAGTTCACGAGCGTGATCGACACCAACCTCACCGGCACCTTCCGGGTCGTGAAGCGCGCCGCGAAGGGCTTGCTGAAGGGACGATTCGGCCGCGTGATCCTGCTCTCGAGCGTTGTGGCGCTCTACGGTTCGCCCGGGCAGATCAACTACTCCTCGTCGAAGGCCGCGCTCGTCGGTTTCGCGCGTTCGCTCACGCGCGAGCTCGGCGCCCGCAACATCACCGCCAACGTGATCGCGCCGGGCTTCATCGAGACCGACATGACCGCGGCACTGCCCGAGGAGCAGCAGGCCCAGTACCGCGCTTCGATCCCCGCGGCGCGCTTTGGCACGGTCGAGGAGATCGCCGGGGTCGCGTCGTGGCTCGCCGGCGATGACGCCTCCTACGTCTCAGGGGCCGTGATCCCCGTTGACGGCGGCCTCGGCATGGGCCACTAG
- the serB gene encoding phosphoserine phosphatase SerB, producing MPDAASSRPLVVLDCDSTTIRDEVIELLADAAGSREKVAAVTERAMRGELDFAESLAERVATLAGTQESVFADTYRRVRRSAGIEALIAEVHARGGVVGVVSGGFHEVLDPLAEDLGLDHWRANRLEVRDGRLTGRTVGPVIDATAKADALSEWADAAGIPLQATVAIGDGANDLEMMAIAGLSVAYNAKPVVRERADVSIEDDLALVIPLLDRLTA from the coding sequence ATGCCTGACGCCGCCTCCTCGCGCCCACTCGTTGTTCTCGACTGCGACTCCACGACCATCCGCGATGAGGTGATCGAACTGCTCGCAGATGCAGCCGGTTCCCGTGAGAAGGTGGCCGCCGTGACCGAGCGCGCCATGCGCGGCGAGCTCGACTTCGCCGAGAGCCTCGCGGAGCGCGTGGCGACGCTGGCAGGCACCCAGGAGTCGGTGTTCGCCGACACCTACCGTCGCGTGCGACGATCCGCGGGGATCGAGGCACTCATCGCCGAGGTCCACGCCCGCGGCGGCGTAGTGGGCGTCGTGTCCGGCGGCTTCCACGAGGTGCTCGACCCGCTGGCGGAGGATCTCGGTCTCGATCACTGGCGTGCGAACCGTCTCGAGGTGCGCGACGGCCGGCTCACCGGCCGCACCGTCGGTCCCGTGATCGACGCGACGGCGAAGGCCGATGCGCTCAGCGAGTGGGCGGACGCGGCGGGGATCCCGCTCCAGGCGACCGTCGCGATCGGCGATGGCGCCAACGATCTCGAGATGATGGCGATCGCCGGACTCTCAGTGGCCTACAACGCGAAGCCCGTGGTTCGCGAGCGCGCCGACGTCTCCATCGAGGACGACCTCGCGCTCGTGATCCCGCTGCTGGACCGCCTGACTGCCTAG
- a CDS encoding ABC transporter ATP-binding protein, whose amino-acid sequence MVNVLRFSDVTYVRNGRSILAGVDWNVESDQRWVILGPNGAGKTTMLKLATTGDYPTTGTVDILDERLGKVDIFELRTRIGFAGSATAKRIPESETVRDVVLTAAYSVEGRWNEAYEAIDVRQADRILAEWGLSSLADHRFGTLSDGERKRAMIARAVMTDPEMLLLDEPSASLDLGARENLLQMLSGFAASPMSPAMVMVTHHVEEIPPGFTHALLLRDGRVQAAGPLADTLTAEHLETTFGMPFDLTVRDGRYAAVARV is encoded by the coding sequence ATGGTCAACGTGCTGCGCTTCTCCGACGTCACCTATGTCCGCAACGGCCGCTCGATCCTCGCGGGCGTCGACTGGAACGTGGAGAGCGATCAGCGCTGGGTGATTCTCGGCCCGAACGGGGCGGGCAAGACCACTATGCTCAAGCTCGCGACGACGGGGGACTACCCGACGACAGGAACCGTCGACATCCTCGACGAGCGTCTCGGGAAGGTCGACATCTTCGAGCTGCGCACGCGCATCGGCTTCGCGGGTTCGGCCACGGCGAAGCGGATTCCCGAGAGCGAGACCGTACGCGACGTGGTCCTGACCGCCGCCTACTCCGTCGAGGGGCGCTGGAACGAGGCGTACGAGGCTATCGATGTCAGGCAGGCGGACCGGATTCTGGCGGAGTGGGGTCTCTCATCACTGGCCGACCACCGATTCGGCACCCTGAGCGATGGGGAGCGGAAGCGGGCGATGATCGCGCGCGCGGTGATGACCGACCCCGAGATGCTGCTGCTCGACGAGCCCAGTGCGAGCCTGGACCTCGGAGCCCGCGAGAATCTGCTGCAGATGCTCTCGGGGTTCGCCGCGTCGCCGATGTCGCCGGCCATGGTGATGGTGACGCACCACGTCGAAGAGATCCCTCCGGGCTTCACCCACGCGCTGCTCCTGCGGGATGGCAGAGTCCAGGCCGCAGGCCCGCTCGCCGACACGCTGACGGCGGAGCACCTCGAAACCACGTTCGGCATGCCATTCGACCTCACTGTGCGGGATGGACGATACGCCGCCGTGGCGCGCGTGTGA
- a CDS encoding type B 50S ribosomal protein L31 — MQTDIHPEYNAIVFRDLASGETFLTRSTRTSDKTIELDGTTYPVIDVEISSASHPFYTGKQRIMDSAGRVEKFNKRFKGFGA, encoded by the coding sequence ATGCAGACCGACATCCACCCCGAGTACAACGCCATCGTGTTCCGTGACTTGGCGTCGGGCGAGACGTTCCTCACCCGTTCGACCCGCACGAGCGACAAGACGATCGAGCTCGACGGCACCACGTACCCGGTGATCGACGTCGAGATCTCCAGCGCATCGCACCCGTTCTACACGGGCAAGCAGCGCATCATGGACTCGGCCGGTCGCGTCGAGAAGTTCAACAAGCGCTTCAAGGGCTTCGGCGCCTAA
- a CDS encoding exonuclease domain-containing protein: MTSHLPLWAERIAVFDTETTGVDPREARIVTAAIALLNRDGEIAERYDWLLDPGVEIPLPAVQVHGISTDVARTSGIHAEVGIAQIVERVTEMLARGFPIVAYNAPFDLSLLRAEAHRYGIAWPETIAPVIDPLILDKQFDRFRRGKRTLTAVAAHYGVDIGQAHDAGDDAIAAGRVLHRLTEKFVDVIPADLDELHRRQVEWARDQAENFQAYMRRTKNPSFVAEGGWPLR, from the coding sequence GTGACCAGTCATCTCCCCCTGTGGGCCGAGCGCATCGCCGTCTTCGACACCGAAACCACCGGCGTCGATCCCCGTGAAGCGCGCATCGTCACGGCGGCTATCGCGCTGCTGAACCGCGACGGAGAGATCGCGGAACGATACGACTGGCTCCTGGATCCCGGTGTCGAGATCCCTCTCCCCGCCGTGCAGGTGCACGGTATCTCCACCGACGTCGCCCGGACGAGCGGCATCCACGCGGAGGTGGGGATCGCGCAGATCGTGGAACGGGTGACCGAGATGCTCGCCCGCGGGTTCCCGATCGTCGCCTACAACGCGCCGTTCGATCTCTCGCTGCTGCGCGCAGAGGCGCATCGGTACGGGATCGCCTGGCCGGAGACCATCGCGCCGGTGATCGACCCGCTCATCCTGGACAAGCAGTTCGACCGCTTCCGACGCGGCAAGCGGACCCTGACGGCCGTCGCGGCGCACTACGGCGTCGACATCGGACAGGCGCACGACGCGGGTGACGACGCCATTGCCGCGGGACGCGTGCTGCACCGGCTCACCGAGAAGTTCGTCGACGTGATCCCCGCCGACCTCGATGAACTGCACCGCCGCCAGGTGGAGTGGGCGCGCGACCAGGCCGAGAACTTCCAGGCGTACATGCGGCGCACGAAAAACCCCTCGTTCGTCGCGGAGGGCGGGTGGCCGCTCCGGTGA